In Thermoanaerobaculum aquaticum, a single genomic region encodes these proteins:
- a CDS encoding DUF2231 domain-containing protein, which produces MTWLPDPLHPAVVHFVVALSFLALFFELLTLHPKVRQLSPVVPILLVLAALAAVAAVLSGEAAHDEAVIPQAAKALVEQHEELGEKVMVGLIVLAVVRLVLWRMERLATWVRAVWLLLLLAAAAAVGYNGMLGGELVFQHGVGTQLTLKGTPAPAEGEHLEDQ; this is translated from the coding sequence ATGACCTGGCTCCCCGACCCCTTGCATCCGGCGGTAGTTCATTTTGTGGTGGCGCTGAGCTTTTTGGCGCTGTTTTTTGAGCTCCTCACCTTGCACCCGAAGGTTCGGCAGCTTTCGCCGGTGGTTCCCATACTCTTGGTCTTGGCGGCACTGGCCGCAGTGGCGGCGGTGCTTTCCGGGGAGGCGGCCCACGACGAAGCGGTGATCCCCCAAGCGGCCAAGGCACTGGTGGAGCAGCACGAGGAGCTGGGGGAGAAGGTGATGGTGGGTCTCATCGTGCTGGCGGTGGTACGGCTCGTGCTTTGGCGGATGGAGCGGTTGGCCACCTGGGTGCGGGCGGTGTGGTTGCTCTTGCTGTTGGCTGCCGCGGCAGCGGTGGGCTACAACGGCATGCTGGGTGGTGAGCTGGTGTTTCAGCACGGGGTGGGAACGCAGCTCACGCTCAAAGGCACACCTGCCCCCGCGGAGGGGGAGCATCTGGAAGACCAATGA
- a CDS encoding non-canonical purine NTP pyrophosphatase, whose amino-acid sequence MNLVFVTSSSEKHREAQAILGLPLERVGLDLPEWQGLDVEVLAKAKAKEAFSRLQRPVLVEDTSLELAALGGFPGPLVKWLLAAAGAQALPKILAAFPDKTAFAKTAAVVFDGQKLISALGLVRGTIVSEPRGSNGFGWDVVFAPDGACGKTYAELSLEEKNRISHRAQALRALRQALQDQGWTGA is encoded by the coding sequence GTGAATCTGGTCTTCGTCACCTCCTCCAGCGAAAAGCACCGGGAGGCCCAGGCCATCCTTGGCCTCCCGCTGGAACGGGTGGGTTTGGATCTCCCCGAATGGCAGGGCTTGGATGTGGAGGTGCTGGCCAAGGCCAAGGCTAAGGAGGCCTTTTCGCGACTGCAAAGGCCGGTGCTGGTGGAGGACACCTCCCTGGAGCTTGCCGCGTTAGGTGGTTTTCCCGGGCCTCTGGTGAAGTGGCTTTTGGCCGCCGCGGGGGCTCAGGCGCTGCCCAAAATCCTGGCGGCTTTTCCCGACAAAACCGCCTTTGCCAAAACCGCTGCGGTGGTTTTTGACGGGCAGAAGCTTATAAGCGCCCTGGGGCTGGTGCGGGGGACCATCGTGAGCGAGCCCCGGGGCAGCAACGGCTTTGGCTGGGATGTGGTGTTTGCTCCCGATGGGGCTTGCGGCAAAACCTACGCCGAGCTTTCCCTGGAGGAAAAAAACCGCATCTCCCACCGCGCCCAGGCCCTGCGGGCCCTGCGCCAAGCCCTACAGGACCAGGGCTGGACCGGTGCTTAA
- a CDS encoding LTA synthase family protein, translated as MPVGMLWAGGCLLSLALILLPARWWPRAATVLAFLAVVLAFADTLYLRFFGSIVSLLAWQGAGQLGQVWDSVRSLAKPQDLWFAVLGFCSLFPWFWPRWQEQWPFWPRFLRQAALAGVLWVAAWPVLAAVRGVLRETQGAQVFSYTMRMQELGVWGLHLLDAARTWKEAVGEGLAREEKQQIRDFFAQRARTTPAFGPAFGRFSGYNLVLLQVESLQNFVVGLEVNGQEVTPFLNSLRRRGLYFSWVFDQTNQGRSSDGEFIALNSQHPLGEGAVAFRRAGNRFMALPKVLRSRGYSTLSAHAFERGFWNRAVLHPAYGFERSFFRRELGPGEVIGWGLADGVFLERVLPKLKEARQPFFAFLITLGLHHPFDEFPEGRKSLKLPDLGDPALANYLQAMRYVDGALAAFFEGLARAGLADRTVVALYGDHEAGFPLQAPLANLLRIQWSPQQLMALRRVPFFIVTPDASLTGEVDEVGGQVDIAPTLLHLLGVPRPSWFVGRALIPGRQGFAALPDGSGADNQLLWVEPFQACAERLSLQGREKSACQPLREAVAAELAASRAVVEHDLLPDIAGP; from the coding sequence ATGCCGGTGGGCATGCTGTGGGCGGGGGGGTGTTTGCTTTCTTTGGCGCTCATCCTTTTGCCGGCCCGGTGGTGGCCGCGGGCAGCCACGGTGCTGGCCTTTCTGGCTGTGGTTTTGGCTTTTGCCGATACCCTTTACCTGCGGTTTTTTGGCAGCATCGTCTCGCTTTTGGCGTGGCAGGGCGCCGGGCAGCTGGGTCAAGTGTGGGATAGCGTCCGGTCGCTGGCAAAACCTCAGGACCTTTGGTTTGCGGTCTTGGGCTTTTGCTCGCTTTTCCCTTGGTTTTGGCCGCGCTGGCAGGAGCAATGGCCCTTCTGGCCACGCTTCCTGCGGCAGGCCGCGTTGGCCGGGGTTTTGTGGGTGGCGGCATGGCCGGTGCTTGCGGCGGTGCGCGGGGTTCTAAGGGAGACGCAGGGAGCCCAGGTTTTTTCCTACACCATGCGGATGCAGGAGCTGGGGGTCTGGGGGCTGCACCTTTTGGACGCGGCCCGCACCTGGAAGGAAGCGGTGGGTGAGGGTTTGGCCCGAGAAGAAAAGCAGCAAATTCGCGATTTTTTTGCCCAACGGGCCAGAACCACTCCGGCTTTCGGGCCGGCCTTTGGCCGCTTTTCCGGCTACAACCTGGTCTTGCTACAGGTGGAGTCGCTGCAGAACTTTGTGGTGGGGCTGGAGGTAAATGGCCAGGAGGTTACGCCCTTCTTGAACTCCCTGCGGCGGCGCGGCCTTTACTTTTCCTGGGTTTTTGACCAAACCAACCAGGGCCGCTCCTCGGACGGGGAGTTCATTGCCTTGAACTCCCAGCACCCCTTGGGGGAAGGGGCGGTGGCTTTCCGACGGGCGGGCAACCGCTTCATGGCCTTGCCAAAAGTTCTCCGCTCCCGGGGTTACAGCACGCTTTCCGCCCACGCCTTCGAGCGGGGGTTTTGGAACCGGGCGGTGCTGCACCCCGCCTACGGCTTTGAGCGCTCGTTCTTCAGGCGGGAACTGGGGCCCGGTGAGGTCATCGGCTGGGGGCTGGCCGATGGGGTTTTCCTGGAAAGGGTCCTTCCCAAGCTAAAGGAAGCCCGGCAGCCTTTCTTTGCCTTTTTGATTACCCTGGGGTTGCATCACCCCTTTGATGAGTTCCCCGAGGGTCGCAAGAGCTTGAAGCTCCCGGATTTGGGGGACCCGGCCTTGGCCAACTACCTGCAGGCCATGCGTTACGTGGACGGGGCCTTGGCGGCGTTTTTTGAGGGTCTGGCCAGGGCCGGTCTGGCGGACCGCACGGTGGTGGCGCTGTACGGCGACCACGAGGCGGGCTTTCCCCTGCAAGCGCCTCTGGCCAACCTGCTCCGTATCCAGTGGAGCCCCCAACAGCTCATGGCCCTTCGGCGGGTTCCCTTCTTCATCGTCACCCCTGATGCTTCGTTGACTGGTGAGGTGGATGAGGTGGGAGGGCAGGTGGACATTGCGCCCACGCTCCTGCACCTTTTGGGTGTACCGCGCCCATCCTGGTTTGTGGGCCGCGCCTTGATCCCGGGAAGGCAAGGCTTTGCTGCCCTTCCCGACGGTTCCGGGGCGGACAACCAGCTCCTGTGGGTGGAGCCGTTCCAAGCGTGCGCCGAACGCCTGAGCCTGCAGGGCCGCGAGAAAAGCGCTTGCCAGCCGCTGCGTGAGGCGGTCGCTGCGGAGCTGGCCGCATCGCGAGCGGTGGTGGAGCACGACTTGCTCCCCGACATTGCCGGTCCTTGA
- a CDS encoding YifB family Mg chelatase-like AAA ATPase: MVVKVCSAVPRGVEALPVRVEVEAHHGLPGLVVVGLPDAAVRESRERVVSAIRQLGATLESKSLVVNLSPAEERKEGTLLDLAIAVGVLASTGFVPSKGMGNLWLLGELSLDGQLRPVRGVLPIVEAATKHQAKVILPAENLPEAAVVKGAEVLGVSHLKEVVALIRGDGAGSWTKPEQASWWQPEQSRELDLADVAGQSHAKRALEVAAAGGHHLFFIGPPGSGKTMLAQRLPGILPPLSEEEALETTKVYSVAPLAPRPQGLLSVRPFRSPHHTISAAGLVGGGPYPRPGEVSLAHNGVLFLDELTEFRRDVLEVLRQPLESGCVVIARAAGSLRFPARFQLVAAANPCPCGFLGDPKRLCRCSPQAIARYRSRLSGPLLDRIDLHLTVHPVRFSELFTQGRGESSRAVRERVVAAREAQKRRLAGTGRTTNAQLTPEEVKRFCSPDGQGQKLLEAAMERLGLSARAIHRVLKVARTIADLDGSESVKAVHVAEALAYREQAMPA, translated from the coding sequence ATGGTGGTGAAGGTGTGTTCGGCCGTTCCCCGAGGTGTGGAGGCTTTGCCGGTTCGCGTGGAAGTGGAAGCCCACCACGGGCTTCCCGGTTTGGTGGTGGTGGGGCTCCCCGATGCCGCGGTGCGGGAGTCCCGGGAGCGGGTAGTTTCCGCCATTCGGCAACTGGGGGCCACCCTTGAGAGCAAATCCCTGGTGGTCAACCTCTCGCCCGCCGAGGAACGAAAAGAAGGCACGCTCTTAGACCTGGCCATTGCCGTGGGGGTGCTGGCCAGCACCGGCTTTGTGCCGTCTAAGGGCATGGGCAATTTATGGCTTCTGGGCGAGCTTTCCTTAGACGGTCAGCTCCGGCCAGTGCGGGGGGTGCTCCCCATCGTGGAAGCTGCCACGAAACACCAAGCCAAGGTGATCCTTCCAGCGGAAAACCTGCCCGAAGCTGCAGTGGTGAAAGGTGCGGAGGTGCTGGGGGTTTCCCACCTCAAGGAAGTGGTGGCCCTCATTCGCGGAGACGGAGCTGGTAGTTGGACCAAGCCGGAGCAAGCTTCCTGGTGGCAGCCGGAGCAAAGCCGGGAGCTGGATTTGGCTGATGTCGCCGGACAAAGCCATGCCAAAAGGGCTTTGGAGGTGGCTGCTGCGGGCGGGCATCACCTCTTCTTCATCGGCCCCCCGGGCTCAGGGAAGACCATGCTGGCCCAAAGGCTTCCGGGAATCCTGCCGCCCCTGTCGGAAGAAGAGGCGCTGGAAACCACCAAGGTTTATTCGGTAGCCCCTTTGGCTCCCCGGCCCCAGGGCTTGCTTTCCGTTCGCCCGTTCCGCAGCCCCCACCACACCATTTCCGCAGCGGGCCTGGTGGGGGGCGGACCCTACCCCCGCCCTGGGGAAGTTTCCCTGGCCCACAACGGCGTGCTCTTCCTGGACGAGCTCACCGAGTTCCGCCGGGACGTCCTGGAGGTGTTGCGGCAACCGCTGGAGTCCGGGTGCGTGGTGATTGCCCGGGCTGCAGGGTCATTGCGCTTCCCCGCCCGGTTTCAGCTGGTGGCCGCCGCCAACCCCTGCCCCTGCGGGTTTTTGGGCGATCCCAAGCGCCTCTGCCGCTGCTCCCCCCAGGCCATCGCCAGGTACCGTTCGCGCCTGTCGGGTCCGCTCCTGGACCGCATTGACCTGCACCTCACCGTGCACCCGGTGCGGTTTTCGGAACTCTTCACCCAGGGGCGGGGCGAAAGCTCCAGAGCGGTCCGGGAGCGGGTGGTGGCCGCCCGGGAAGCGCAAAAGAGAAGGCTTGCGGGAACCGGAAGAACCACCAACGCCCAGCTCACGCCGGAAGAGGTCAAGCGCTTCTGCAGCCCGGATGGGCAAGGCCAGAAGCTCCTGGAAGCCGCCATGGAGCGCCTGGGGCTTTCCGCCCGGGCCATCCATCGGGTGCTGAAGGTGGCCCGCACCATTGCCGATTTGGACGGCTCGGAAAGCGTGAAAGCCGTGCACGTCGCCGAAGCTCTAGCCTACCGGGAGCAAGCCATGCCGGCGTAG
- the folD gene encoding bifunctional methylenetetrahydrofolate dehydrogenase/methenyltetrahydrofolate cyclohydrolase FolD: MQVMAGKPVAELIRQRLRREIEELQERGIVPSLHAILVGNDPASGVYVRAKAKACQELGLSAETHHLPADTAPEVLSELIAALNRNPQVDGILLQLPLPPHLPTARFLSEIAPEKDVDGFHPENVGLLWQGRPRFVPCTPAGIMELLRFYGVELSGKRAVVVGRSDIVGKPMAALLLAANATVTIAHSKTADLPAVCREAEVLVVAAGKPALVGAAHVRPGAVVVDVGVNRVEDRAMVARLFPGDQDRQGELSKKGYTLVGDVAYSEVVEKASAITPVPGGVGPLTIAQLLANTLRAARLRRG; encoded by the coding sequence ATGCAGGTGATGGCAGGAAAACCGGTGGCTGAGCTCATCCGGCAGCGGCTGCGCCGGGAAATCGAAGAGCTGCAGGAGCGGGGGATCGTCCCTAGCTTGCACGCCATCCTGGTGGGCAACGACCCGGCTTCGGGGGTGTACGTGCGGGCCAAAGCCAAAGCCTGTCAGGAGCTGGGGCTTTCCGCGGAAACCCACCACTTGCCGGCGGACACCGCACCGGAGGTGCTTTCCGAGCTCATTGCCGCCCTCAACCGCAATCCGCAGGTGGACGGCATCTTGCTGCAGCTGCCGCTCCCGCCCCACCTGCCCACCGCCCGCTTTCTCTCCGAGATTGCGCCGGAAAAGGACGTGGATGGCTTCCATCCGGAAAACGTGGGGCTTCTGTGGCAGGGCCGGCCGCGTTTTGTGCCCTGTACCCCTGCTGGCATTATGGAGCTCTTGCGCTTTTACGGGGTGGAGCTTTCCGGCAAAAGGGCGGTGGTGGTGGGGCGCTCGGACATCGTGGGCAAGCCCATGGCCGCCCTGCTTTTGGCCGCCAACGCCACGGTGACCATTGCCCATTCGAAAACCGCGGATCTGCCGGCGGTTTGCCGGGAAGCGGAGGTTTTGGTGGTGGCCGCCGGAAAACCGGCGCTGGTGGGGGCCGCCCACGTACGCCCGGGAGCGGTGGTGGTGGATGTGGGGGTCAACCGCGTGGAGGACCGGGCGATGGTGGCGCGTCTTTTCCCCGGCGACCAGGATCGGCAGGGGGAGCTTTCCAAGAAGGGCTACACGCTGGTGGGGGACGTGGCGTACAGCGAGGTGGTGGAAAAGGCTTCGGCAATCACGCCCGTTCCCGGCGGGGTGGGGCCGCTGACCATCGCCCAGCTTTTGGCCAACACCCTGCGAGCGGCCCGGTTGCGGCGGGGGTAA
- a CDS encoding CvpA family protein — protein MDVLILVVAAGCAVLGGFWGVVRMVSTAGALVGGVLAGRVAGPPLATWAFGPTASLAPKLLASLVAGGLAFFLLLLAGAGVRKLLERVHLSLLDRLLGAALAAALALFLSAVLLALASAGGFPARGRVSETLSSLGGAFLAAYSPPASSTKPNSKPAKPTSSGQHPEGP, from the coding sequence GTGGACGTGCTCATTTTGGTGGTGGCGGCGGGCTGCGCAGTGCTGGGCGGTTTCTGGGGGGTGGTGCGCATGGTTTCCACCGCCGGCGCGCTGGTGGGCGGGGTTTTGGCGGGGAGAGTTGCGGGGCCTCCGCTGGCCACCTGGGCGTTTGGACCCACCGCTTCCCTGGCACCTAAGTTACTGGCTTCCCTTGTAGCCGGTGGCCTGGCCTTTTTCCTGCTGCTGCTGGCCGGAGCCGGGGTTCGCAAGCTTTTGGAACGCGTGCACCTCTCGCTATTGGATCGGCTTCTGGGTGCGGCTCTGGCGGCGGCTCTGGCGCTTTTCCTAAGCGCGGTGCTGCTGGCGCTGGCTTCCGCTGGGGGCTTTCCCGCCCGGGGCCGGGTGAGCGAAACATTAAGCTCGCTGGGAGGGGCGTTTTTGGCCGCTTACAGCCCGCCGGCCAGCAGCACCAAGCCCAACAGCAAGCCCGCCAAACCCACCAGCAGCGGCCAGCACCCCGAAGGCCCCTGA
- a CDS encoding adenylate/guanylate cyclase domain-containing protein produces MAELVWEEAGGGRKVTLEEGPVGIGRAADNVVTLKDFSVSRHHARLELRDRKWWIVDLGSTNGVKVNGTYVQEAALAHGDTIHIGNFQLTFREKTEDVSTTGTFLRPLAQFRKDFPLEERESPAAVAVSSRERVLQALAQVARTLLEVEELEPVLDKVMEAVFQQLPAERAYILLFNPQGEPQLRQARSRKGTSLQEAPISQTILDLVVKQKVAVLTSDAQADERFSAGMSVRLHSIRSAMCAPLWHRDNVIGVLFVDTPLATGCFTSEHLDLLTALANYAAVAIERAQLNDFIREERRIRERLERYHSPAVVEAIVKERLTGAERHETREVTVLFADIVGFTSRCAHMEPPAVAAFLNEFFSLASDAVFAFGGTLDKFIGDAVMAFFGAPLPQHDHAERAVRAALAIQKAVEEWNQTRKEKGLDEVQVRVALNSGPVVVGEIGSSTRVDYTVLGNTVNVAARLEEQVAEAGQVVVGPATYKALKDIFPFAHLGDFKIRGLTKPVAAYLLERERCS; encoded by the coding sequence GTGGCGGAGCTGGTTTGGGAAGAAGCGGGTGGCGGGCGCAAGGTGACCCTAGAGGAAGGCCCGGTGGGGATTGGCCGGGCTGCCGACAACGTGGTCACCCTCAAGGATTTTTCGGTTTCCCGCCACCACGCCCGTTTGGAGCTGCGGGACCGCAAATGGTGGATTGTGGATTTGGGCTCCACCAACGGCGTGAAGGTCAACGGCACCTACGTCCAGGAAGCTGCCCTAGCCCATGGGGACACCATCCACATTGGCAACTTTCAGCTGACCTTCCGGGAGAAAACCGAAGATGTAAGCACCACCGGCACCTTCCTCCGCCCCCTGGCCCAGTTCCGCAAGGACTTCCCGCTGGAGGAGCGGGAAAGCCCCGCTGCGGTGGCAGTCTCCTCCCGCGAGCGCGTGCTGCAAGCGCTGGCGCAGGTGGCGCGCACGCTTTTGGAGGTGGAGGAGCTGGAGCCGGTGCTGGACAAGGTGATGGAGGCGGTGTTTCAGCAGCTCCCCGCCGAGCGGGCTTACATTTTGCTCTTTAACCCTCAAGGGGAGCCGCAGCTGCGCCAGGCCCGCTCCCGCAAGGGCACGAGCCTGCAAGAAGCCCCAATTTCCCAGACCATCCTCGACCTGGTGGTGAAGCAAAAGGTGGCGGTGCTCACCTCCGACGCCCAGGCCGATGAGCGCTTTTCCGCCGGCATGAGCGTGCGGTTGCACTCCATCCGCTCGGCCATGTGCGCGCCCTTGTGGCACCGCGACAACGTGATTGGGGTTTTGTTCGTGGACACCCCGCTGGCCACCGGTTGCTTCACCTCGGAGCATCTGGACCTGCTCACCGCCCTGGCCAACTACGCTGCGGTGGCCATTGAGCGGGCGCAGCTCAACGACTTCATCCGCGAGGAGCGGCGCATCCGCGAGCGGTTGGAGCGCTACCACTCGCCGGCAGTGGTGGAAGCCATCGTGAAGGAGCGTCTTACCGGCGCCGAACGGCACGAAACCCGAGAGGTCACGGTGCTGTTTGCCGACATCGTGGGCTTTACCTCCCGCTGCGCGCACATGGAACCACCGGCGGTGGCGGCTTTCCTAAACGAGTTTTTCTCGCTGGCCTCCGATGCAGTGTTTGCCTTTGGTGGCACCCTGGACAAGTTCATCGGCGATGCGGTGATGGCGTTTTTTGGAGCGCCCTTGCCCCAGCACGATCACGCCGAGCGGGCGGTGCGGGCAGCGCTGGCCATCCAAAAGGCCGTGGAGGAGTGGAACCAAACCCGCAAGGAGAAAGGCTTGGATGAGGTGCAGGTGCGGGTGGCACTGAATTCCGGGCCGGTGGTGGTGGGGGAAATCGGCTCCTCCACCCGCGTGGACTACACGGTTTTGGGCAACACCGTAAACGTGGCCGCCCGCTTGGAGGAGCAGGTGGCGGAAGCGGGGCAGGTGGTGGTGGGGCCAGCTACTTATAAGGCGCTGAAGGACATCTTCCCCTTCGCCCACCTGGGGGACTTCAAGATCCGCGGGCTCACCAAGCCGGTGGCGGCTTACCTCTTGGAACGGGAACGCTGTTCGTGA
- a CDS encoding ubiquinone/menaquinone biosynthesis methyltransferase, translating into MRPGPDPQAVKAMFSRVAARYDLLNRLLSLGQDQRWRKHLRRAAAQAPPGPVLDLACGTGDVALGFAARKAVGADFCLDMLVLARKKQAPNAHPLWVAADVQALPFRSEVFSAVTVAFGWRNFPDPGAAFFAVHRVLKAQGLLAILEFHPVEGRVFRGLHSTWQCLVIQPVGSWLSGDGEAYRYLPASSRSFLTADELAGLAQKAGFSLVARRYLGLRVACLSVFQKGG; encoded by the coding sequence GTGAGGCCAGGTCCCGATCCCCAGGCGGTAAAGGCCATGTTTTCCCGGGTGGCGGCCCGCTATGACCTGCTCAACCGCTTGCTCTCCCTGGGCCAGGATCAGCGCTGGCGGAAGCACCTGAGGCGGGCGGCAGCCCAGGCACCCCCTGGGCCGGTTCTGGATTTGGCCTGTGGCACCGGCGATGTGGCCTTGGGCTTTGCGGCACGAAAGGCGGTGGGGGCGGATTTTTGCCTGGACATGCTGGTGCTGGCTAGAAAAAAGCAAGCCCCAAACGCCCACCCACTTTGGGTGGCGGCCGACGTGCAAGCCCTGCCGTTCCGTTCGGAGGTTTTCTCGGCGGTGACCGTGGCCTTTGGTTGGCGCAACTTTCCCGACCCGGGGGCGGCTTTTTTTGCGGTACACCGGGTTTTGAAAGCGCAGGGCCTTTTGGCCATCCTGGAGTTTCACCCGGTGGAAGGCCGGGTCTTCCGGGGCCTGCACAGTACCTGGCAGTGCTTGGTGATTCAGCCGGTGGGGAGCTGGCTTTCGGGGGACGGCGAAGCCTACCGCTACCTGCCGGCTTCTTCCCGGAGCTTCCTGACCGCCGATGAGCTGGCGGGGCTGGCGCAAAAGGCGGGGTTTTCTTTAGTGGCCCGTCGGTACCTGGGTTTGCGCGTGGCGTGTCTTTCGGTGTTTCAAAAGGGAGGCTAA
- the coaE gene encoding dephospho-CoA kinase (Dephospho-CoA kinase (CoaE) performs the final step in coenzyme A biosynthesis.) — MLRVGLTGGLGAGKSTLARFLAQKGAAVRDADAVVEELYLPQGTAVLPLVRAFGERILTAQGGVDREKLKKLVAADPSALLMLNRIVHPLVRAEMARWLEELEHRPQGPLVAVVEAALLVETGSFRSYHRLVVVTAPLSVRRERAAASGLSLEAVRRLMEAQADDETKRKVAHYIVDNSGTLAELEAKAEALWQHLLADAQAVAEGRPLSTGPALVL; from the coding sequence GTGCTGCGGGTGGGTCTCACCGGGGGCCTGGGCGCAGGAAAAAGCACATTGGCGCGGTTTTTGGCCCAAAAAGGGGCGGCAGTGCGCGATGCCGATGCGGTGGTGGAGGAGCTTTACCTCCCCCAGGGGACCGCGGTTTTGCCACTGGTTCGCGCGTTTGGGGAGCGCATTTTGACCGCCCAAGGGGGGGTGGACCGGGAAAAGCTCAAGAAGCTGGTGGCCGCCGACCCTTCGGCCTTGCTCATGCTCAACCGCATCGTGCACCCCCTGGTGCGGGCGGAAATGGCCCGCTGGCTTGAAGAGCTGGAACACCGACCGCAAGGCCCTCTGGTGGCGGTGGTGGAAGCGGCGCTTCTGGTGGAAACCGGCTCCTTTCGTAGCTATCACCGGCTGGTGGTGGTTACCGCGCCGCTTTCCGTGCGGCGGGAGCGGGCCGCCGCCAGCGGTCTTTCGCTGGAAGCTGTGCGTCGCCTCATGGAAGCGCAGGCGGACGATGAAACCAAACGCAAGGTGGCCCACTACATCGTGGATAACTCGGGAACGCTGGCGGAGCTGGAAGCCAAAGCCGAAGCCTTGTGGCAGCACTTGCTGGCCGATGCACAGGCGGTGGCCGAGGGTCGGCCCTTAAGCACCGGTCCAGCCCTGGTCCTGTAG